One part of the Methanococcoides sp. AM1 genome encodes these proteins:
- a CDS encoding PspA/IM30 family protein: MSLFNRMETVLKAKMNKIVNRMEDPRETLDYSYEKQLEMLQGVKRGVAEVATSKKRLQLQRSKLMQSIDKLSGQARDAIKSDREDLARLALERKGALELQVQGLDQQIADLEKEQDKLVAAEKRLSTKVEIFRTKKETIKAQYTAAESQVKINESVSGISEEMADVGLAVERAENKTQDMKARASALDELIETGTLDDITRSGDDIDRELAKISAESNVETELAKLRQEEGK, translated from the coding sequence ATGAGTCTATTTAACAGAATGGAAACCGTCCTCAAAGCGAAGATGAACAAGATCGTCAATCGCATGGAGGACCCCAGAGAGACACTTGACTATTCCTATGAGAAACAACTGGAAATGTTGCAGGGTGTAAAAAGAGGGGTGGCTGAGGTAGCGACGTCTAAGAAGAGATTGCAGTTACAGCGCTCGAAGTTGATGCAGAGCATTGACAAGCTTTCAGGGCAGGCAAGGGATGCAATCAAGAGTGACAGGGAGGACCTTGCAAGGCTTGCACTTGAGCGCAAGGGTGCGCTGGAACTTCAGGTACAGGGACTTGACCAGCAGATAGCTGACCTTGAAAAGGAGCAGGACAAGCTGGTGGCTGCTGAGAAGCGTCTATCTACCAAGGTGGAGATCTTCAGGACAAAGAAGGAGACCATCAAGGCACAGTATACGGCTGCTGAGTCCCAGGTAAAGATCAATGAGTCCGTATCTGGTATCAGTGAGGAGATGGCGGATGTCGGTCTTGCCGTTGAGAGAGCTGAGAACAAGACCCAGGACATGAAGGCACGGGCCTCTGCTCTTGATGAGCTCATCGAGACAGGCACTCTTGATGACATTACAAGAAGTGGCGATGATATCGACAGGGAGCTTGCAAAGATCAGTGCAGAATCGAATGTCGAGACGGAGCTGGCAAAACTCAGGCAGGAGGAAGGTAAATGA